The Pimelobacter simplex genomic sequence CGATGCGCTCGCCGCCGACGACCACCACGGGCTCCGGGGCGAGCAGGACCGGTGCGGAGCCGTCCCCGGCGGCCGGCCGCTCCCAGACGACATCACCGCCGACGGTGATCCGGGCGATCCGCTCGTCGCTGGCGAGGACGAGGTCGCCATCGACCGCGGTCAGCAGGTCGAGGCCGAGGTCGTCGCTGGCGTAGGCCAGGGAGCGCTCGGAGCCCTGCATCCGGTCGACGCCCTGCGGGGTGACGCCGTAGAGCACCCCGTCGACGCCGACGACGTCGGCGACGGGGGAGTGCGTCACCTCGCCCGGCGCCCGGGCGCAGTCGGTGTCGAGCGTGCCCGTCGTACGGCGCTCGGTGGTGCGCTCGGCGGGCTCGTCGCCGGTGCACGCGACGAGGGCGGGGGAGACCGCCGCGAGGACGGCGAGGGCGGGCAGCAGGCGCAACGACACGCCTGCCTTCCTGCCCCGGCCGCGCGGCTCGGTAACCTTCTCCGGTGAGCGACATCGAGATCGGCCGCGCCAAGCGGGCCCGCCGCGCGTACTCCTTCGACGACATCGCGATCGTGCCCTCCCGGCGCACGCGCGATCCCGAGGAGGTCAGCGTCGACTGGCAGATCGACGCCTACCGCTTCTCGCTGCCGATCCTGGCCGCCCCGATGGACTCGGTGATGTCGCCCAAGACGGCCGTCGAGTTCGGTCGCTACGGCGGCCTCGGCGTGCTCAACCTCGAGGGCCTCTGGACCCGCTTCGCCGACCCCGAGCCGCTGCTCGAGGAGGTCGCCGGGCTCCAGGGCGTCGAGGCGACCCGCCGGCTCCAGGAGATCTACACCGAGCCGATCAAGGCCGAGCTCATCGCCGAGCGGCTGCGCGAGATGCGCGACGCGGGCGTGACCGTCGCGGCCTCGCTCTCGCCGCAGCGGACCAAGGAGTTCGCCAAGGCCGTCACCGACGCCGGCGTCGACCTCTTCGTCATCCGCGGGACGACCGTCTCCGCCGAGCACGTCTCGAGCCAGGCCGAGCCGCTCAACCTCAAGGAGTTCATCTACGAGCTCGACGTCCCGGTCATCGTCGGCGGCTGCGCGACCCACCAGGCCGCCCTGCACCTCATGCGCACCGGCGCGGCCGGCGTCCTGGTCGGCTTCGGCGGCGGCGCGGCCCACACCACCCGCACCGTCCTCGGCGTCGCGGTCCCGATGGCCAGCGCGGTGGCTGACGTCGCCGCCGCCCGCCGCGACTACCTCGACGAGTCGGGCGGCCGCTACGTCCACGTCATCGCCGACGGCTCCATCGGCACCTCCGGCGACCTGGCCAAGGCCATCGCCTGCGGTGCCGACGCGGTGATGGTCGGCTCGCCGTTCGCGCGCGCCACCGACGCCCCCGGCCGCGGCTTCCACTGGGGCGCCGAGGCGCACCACGCGGACCTCCCGCGCGGCCAGCGCGTGCAGTTCGACCAGGTCGGCACCATCGAGGAGATCCTCTTCGGGCCCTCCCGCGTCGCCGACGGCACCATGAACCTGGTCGGCGCGCTCAAGCGCTCGATGGCCACCACCGGCTACACCGAGCTCAAGGAGTTCCAGCGCGTCGAGGTCGTCGCCCACTGACCGCGCCGACCAGGTGATCGTCGCCGCGCTCCAGGCCGAGGCCCGCTCCGGCGACCTCGCCCACAACGTCGCCACCGCCGCCCGCCTGGTCCGCCAGGCCGAGGCCCGCGTCGCCGTCCTCCCCGAGGCCTTCCTCACCGGGTACGACGCCGCGGCCTTCGCCGGCGACCTCCCCACCGTGACCACCCTCCAGGGCCCGGCCCTCGACCCGCTGCGGGCGGCGGCCGCCGCGACCGGGACCACCGTCGTCGCGTCGGCGGCCCTTGCGCGCGGCGCGGGTCGTCGTACGCTCAGCGCGGTGGTGGTCGAGCCGGACGGCACCACCTCGGCGCCGTACGACAAGCAGCACCTGGACGGCGCCGAGCCCGACTGGTTCGTCCCCGGCGACCGCCCCGCCACCTTGACCGTCGATGGTGTCGTCCTCGGCCTGTCGATCTGCAGGGACGGCAGCGTCCCCGAGCACGCCGCCATCGCTGCCGCGGCCGGCGCGAGCGTCTACCTCGCCTCGGTCGCGTACTTCCCCGGCGGCGCCCGCCGCCTCGACGTCACCTACGCCGCCCGCGCGCTCGACCACGGCCTCCACGTCGTCGTCGCCGGACTGACCGGGCGGTGCGGGCCGCACACGTTCATCGGCGGCTCGGCGGTCTATGCCCCCGACAGCACGGCGCTCGTCCGGCTGGGGGACGGGGAGGGCATTGCTCGAGCAGATCTCGACCCGATGGTCAGGTAGAGATCGCCCGGGAATTACTAGGACTGGGGAATTCTGGACATTCTGTGACATCTAGGGTTGAGAGGCGAGCACGGGACTCGCCTCCGGCCTAGAGGAGAGTCACATGAAGAAGATTGCTGCAGCGCTTGCTTCGGTCGGGTTCGCCGCCAGTGCGCTGGTGGTTGCCGGCGCCTCGCTCGACTCGGCGTCAGCCGCGGGGACGTGCCCGAACAACAACTGGTACAACGCCGTCAACACGCGGGTCAACAACAACTTCGCGGCCAACGGCATCAACATCAGGACCGGCGACGGCGTCGGATGCACGTCGGTCGGCCAGGGGCAGACCAGTCACGACACGCTCCTGCACTGCAACAACTACAACGGTTCCTACAACTGGAACCACCTGCGCGACATCACGACCGGCAAGGTCGGTTGGGTTCGGGTCGACAACCTCAATGTGTGGACCATCAACCCCTGCTGACCCTCGCTGACCGGATCGCCCAACCCGGTCGGGTGGTTCCGTCGCTGCGGGACCACCCGACCGGTGTAACGAGTCCGGATGCCCAGGCGTCGCTATAGGTGACGCACATTTCCAGCACGGCTCCCCGTCGATTCGGAGGCACCCATGAGAGGCATGTCGAACCCAGTGCGTGCTCGCGCCCGCGTGTTCGCGGCGGTGCTGGTCGTACCGGTGCTCTTCGTCTCGTGCGGCTCCCCCCAGGAGGAGCCCGTCGCGACAGCCCGGCCTGATGCGGCGGACAGCCCGGGGGCGACGACGACTGGTCGGTCCCAGCAGGACGTGCTCCAGGCCTACGTCACCGCGATGCAGAAGTACGCCGACTGCTTGCGCGACAACGGACTGCCCGATCTCGCCGACCCCAACCAGTTCGGCCAGATCACGGTCACCAACGAGACCGTGCCGGACCAGTCGTCCGTCCACGATGCTCAAGTCGCCTGCGAGAAGCTCGCCGTTCCGATGCCGAGCGAGGTCAAGGAGCTCATCGACAGCGACGACGCCGCTGCCTTGACGCCCTCGCAGCGGCGGGTC encodes the following:
- a CDS encoding GuaB3 family IMP dehydrogenase-related protein → MSDIEIGRAKRARRAYSFDDIAIVPSRRTRDPEEVSVDWQIDAYRFSLPILAAPMDSVMSPKTAVEFGRYGGLGVLNLEGLWTRFADPEPLLEEVAGLQGVEATRRLQEIYTEPIKAELIAERLREMRDAGVTVAASLSPQRTKEFAKAVTDAGVDLFVIRGTTVSAEHVSSQAEPLNLKEFIYELDVPVIVGGCATHQAALHLMRTGAAGVLVGFGGGAAHTTRTVLGVAVPMASAVADVAAARRDYLDESGGRYVHVIADGSIGTSGDLAKAIACGADAVMVGSPFARATDAPGRGFHWGAEAHHADLPRGQRVQFDQVGTIEEILFGPSRVADGTMNLVGALKRSMATTGYTELKEFQRVEVVAH
- a CDS encoding carbon-nitrogen hydrolase family protein, which encodes MIVAALQAEARSGDLAHNVATAARLVRQAEARVAVLPEAFLTGYDAAAFAGDLPTVTTLQGPALDPLRAAAAATGTTVVASAALARGAGRRTLSAVVVEPDGTTSAPYDKQHLDGAEPDWFVPGDRPATLTVDGVVLGLSICRDGSVPEHAAIAAAAGASVYLASVAYFPGGARRLDVTYAARALDHGLHVVVAGLTGRCGPHTFIGGSAVYAPDSTALVRLGDGEGIARADLDPMVR